A window of the Acidimicrobiia bacterium genome harbors these coding sequences:
- a CDS encoding ABC transporter substrate-binding protein → MLRRTALVIALLATACGSGGAVDSTPSSTSTAPSSPAIASSTTTEALPPAFVGADGAESVVDDTSRIVTLSGDLTEMVFALGFGASVVATDVTTVYPPEAVGLPVVGVGRFLTAEGVLAENPTLVIGDTQTSPLGTIEQIRSAGVPVVILEVPTTFDGLYLKIGQLGEVLGVRSQATALIDRVRTDIEEALSTAPGFDPAPGLAFVYSRGPDVMLLFGSEMTTQPLIEAVGGVDVGAAAGVVGTVSITPEALVAAAPDVIIITSEGLDALGGIEGLLAIPGFAETPAGRDRRILDYPEGDILTFGPRIAGTLALLIQDLRRELGDS, encoded by the coding sequence ATGCTCCGGCGGACTGCGCTTGTTATTGCCCTGCTGGCCACGGCCTGCGGCTCGGGCGGTGCGGTTGATTCGACTCCTTCGTCAACGAGTACTGCACCCTCTTCGCCGGCTATTGCTTCGAGCACAACGACAGAGGCACTTCCTCCGGCTTTCGTCGGAGCAGATGGGGCGGAATCAGTCGTTGACGACACCAGCAGGATTGTCACCCTGAGCGGAGACCTGACCGAGATGGTATTTGCACTGGGTTTCGGGGCGTCGGTCGTCGCCACCGACGTCACCACCGTCTATCCACCGGAGGCCGTCGGATTGCCGGTCGTCGGGGTTGGACGGTTCTTGACGGCGGAGGGGGTTCTCGCTGAGAACCCGACACTGGTTATCGGCGACACGCAGACGTCCCCGCTCGGAACAATCGAACAGATCCGATCCGCCGGCGTTCCTGTGGTCATCCTGGAGGTGCCGACCACCTTCGATGGGCTGTACCTGAAGATCGGGCAACTCGGCGAAGTGCTGGGAGTCCGCAGCCAAGCGACGGCCCTCATCGACCGGGTTCGCACCGATATCGAGGAAGCACTGTCGACGGCACCCGGGTTCGACCCGGCACCCGGGCTTGCCTTCGTGTACAGCCGTGGTCCCGACGTGATGCTGTTGTTCGGGTCGGAGATGACAACCCAACCCCTGATCGAAGCCGTCGGAGGAGTCGACGTCGGCGCCGCGGCAGGAGTGGTCGGAACGGTCTCCATCACGCCGGAAGCACTGGTTGCAGCCGCGCCGGATGTCATCATCATCACCAGCGAAGGTCTCGATGCACTCGGTGGCATCGAGGGCCTGCTGGCGATTCCCGGTTTCGCGGAGACACCGGCAGGAAGGGATCGCCGGATCCTCGACTATCCCGAAGGTGACATCCTCACGTTCGGACCGCGCATCGCCGGGACTCTTGCTTTGCTGATCCAGGATCTCCGTCGAGAACTCGGCGATTCGTGA
- a CDS encoding MFS transporter, whose product MNEGSRKIQRTYLVLTLLATLSTSLIWGVNTLFLLDAGLSNTEAFTANAFFTAGQVLFEIPTGVVADTRGRRMSYLLGASTLLLSTLLYLLMWQTRAPFWGWAIASAAIGLGFTFFSGAVEAWLVDALSFNDFDGDLESVFAKGQSTAGAAMLVGSVAGGFVAQATNLGVPYILRAIMLLLTLLAAFVLMRDVGFSPKVGGGAITEAKQLLRASLDSGLRNPPIRWVMIAAPFSMGVGVYAFYAMQPYLLQLYGDEQAYGIAGLAAAIVAGAQIVGGLVVPFVRRLFARRTHALIAGGVVGTLALLLIGWTDRFWIAIALLVIWALAGSATTPLRQAYINGLISSDRRATVLSFDALMGSGGGVVAQPVLGRVADSWSYSASYAVAALMQAAAVPFLILARKQQAASDPIEIDPA is encoded by the coding sequence ATGAATGAAGGGTCCCGCAAAATCCAACGCACCTACCTGGTGCTGACGCTGCTGGCGACACTGTCGACATCTCTAATCTGGGGAGTCAACACGCTCTTCCTCCTCGACGCCGGTCTCAGCAACACCGAGGCGTTCACCGCCAATGCGTTCTTCACCGCCGGTCAGGTCCTCTTCGAAATCCCGACCGGCGTCGTTGCCGACACCCGGGGTCGGCGCATGTCCTACCTGCTCGGCGCCTCGACCCTTCTCCTCTCCACCCTCCTCTACCTGCTGATGTGGCAAACGCGGGCTCCGTTCTGGGGTTGGGCCATCGCCTCCGCCGCCATCGGACTGGGGTTCACGTTCTTCTCCGGCGCGGTCGAAGCCTGGCTGGTCGATGCACTGAGCTTCAACGACTTCGACGGTGACCTGGAGTCTGTGTTCGCCAAGGGGCAATCGACGGCGGGTGCCGCAATGCTGGTTGGTTCGGTTGCCGGTGGCTTCGTCGCGCAGGCGACCAACCTGGGGGTTCCGTACATACTCCGGGCGATCATGCTGCTGCTCACGCTCCTGGCCGCCTTCGTATTGATGCGAGACGTCGGATTCTCACCCAAGGTTGGCGGAGGCGCTATCACAGAGGCGAAGCAACTCCTTCGAGCCTCCCTCGACAGCGGGCTCCGCAACCCCCCAATCCGCTGGGTCATGATCGCAGCACCATTCTCGATGGGCGTCGGCGTGTACGCGTTCTATGCAATGCAGCCGTATTTGCTCCAGTTGTATGGAGATGAGCAGGCATACGGTATTGCGGGCCTGGCGGCCGCCATCGTGGCGGGTGCCCAGATCGTCGGCGGTTTGGTAGTGCCATTCGTTCGCCGGTTGTTCGCCCGGCGGACGCACGCGCTCATCGCCGGTGGAGTGGTCGGTACCTTGGCGCTCCTGCTCATCGGATGGACCGACAGGTTCTGGATCGCCATCGCTCTCCTCGTGATCTGGGCGCTGGCGGGTTCGGCGACGACGCCGCTACGCCAGGCCTACATCAACGGGCTCATCTCGTCAGATCGCCGAGCAACCGTGCTGTCCTTCGATGCACTCATGGGCTCGGGCGGGGGCGTCGTTGCTCAGCCGGTCCTCGGCCGGGTTGCCGATTCCTGGAGCTATTCGGCCTCCTACGCAGTCGCAGCACTGATGCAGGCCGCCGCCGTCCCATTCCTCATCCTGGCCAGAAAACAACAGGCTGCATCCGACCCCATTGAGATCGACCCGGCCTGA
- a CDS encoding YbhN family protein, which produces MSDSNQHDHAKNERPSSRPPWLTLAVVIAVFVAYVVALVLAARRWELPAIGWRGAGLLLAALGSELIAKFVFAELFRVGSMRVGHPVSRAGAIKAALTGSAVARLVPAGGTLTPTTMAWAVRSEDDQMAGVALRVTLLTYGGLLTMTGGAVLWGASTGRHPLLFAGELMLGFLLLMVGLGILGGSPWLGQIIDRLPNIIRKHFAATSRGGRLLGSEVVLVVVRISAEAAVLWGSLQALGIHLTPSETMVTYGISAIVGGLPALPGGLVIVEGGLIGVLTAYGFAAGTVVAPVLIYRVLDYWIPAGVGLGTWAAITRGRLSAEP; this is translated from the coding sequence ATGTCTGACTCCAACCAGCATGATCACGCGAAGAACGAGCGACCCTCGAGCCGCCCACCCTGGTTGACGTTGGCGGTCGTCATTGCCGTCTTCGTTGCGTACGTCGTTGCACTGGTCTTAGCGGCACGACGATGGGAACTCCCTGCTATCGGATGGCGCGGAGCAGGATTGTTGCTCGCCGCCCTCGGATCCGAGTTGATCGCCAAGTTCGTGTTTGCAGAGCTCTTTCGCGTTGGATCGATGCGCGTCGGGCACCCCGTTAGCCGGGCCGGAGCAATCAAAGCCGCCCTGACCGGATCGGCCGTTGCTCGCCTCGTACCAGCAGGCGGAACCCTGACTCCGACCACCATGGCGTGGGCGGTTCGCTCTGAGGACGATCAGATGGCAGGCGTGGCCTTGCGCGTAACGTTGCTGACCTACGGTGGCCTCCTGACCATGACCGGAGGAGCCGTCCTCTGGGGAGCTTCCACCGGTCGGCATCCGCTCCTTTTCGCCGGTGAGCTGATGCTCGGATTCCTACTCCTCATGGTCGGGCTCGGCATTCTCGGAGGCAGCCCGTGGTTGGGCCAGATCATCGATCGCCTGCCGAACATCATCCGGAAGCATTTCGCGGCGACCTCACGCGGTGGGCGCCTTCTCGGCAGTGAGGTCGTTCTCGTAGTCGTACGCATCTCTGCCGAAGCGGCCGTTCTGTGGGGGTCTCTCCAGGCGCTCGGCATTCATCTCACGCCAAGCGAGACGATGGTGACCTACGGGATTTCGGCCATCGTCGGGGGCCTACCGGCGCTGCCCGGCGGACTCGTCATCGTCGAAGGCGGATTGATCGGCGTTCTGACCGCATACGGATTCGCGGCCGGGACTGTGGTGGCCCCAGTCCTTATCTACCGGGTCCTCGACTACTGGATCCCGGCGGGCGTCGGGCTCGGAACCTGGGCCGCGATTACGAGAGGACGCCTCAGTGCAGAGCCCTGA
- a CDS encoding SDR family oxidoreductase: MTDQRVAVVTAAGKGMGAAIARQLHANGYRLALMSNSGGAERLAGTLDGIGTTGSVTEEADLALLVDSAMAAYGRIDTVVNNTGHPAKGPILDVSDADWHAGLDLVLLNVVRMARLVTPIMTARGGGSFVNISTFAAFEPDEAFPVSSSLRAALAGFTKVFADQYASAGIRMNNVLPGFIDSYPESVENVARIPSGRYGTVVEIAKAVAFLASDDAGYITGQNLRVDGGITRSV, from the coding sequence ATGACCGATCAGCGTGTCGCGGTGGTTACCGCAGCCGGAAAAGGAATGGGGGCGGCCATCGCCCGCCAACTGCATGCAAACGGATACCGGCTGGCCCTCATGTCGAACTCTGGTGGGGCTGAGCGACTCGCCGGGACCTTGGACGGGATCGGCACAACCGGATCTGTTACCGAAGAAGCAGACCTGGCTTTGCTCGTTGATAGTGCGATGGCTGCATATGGGCGGATCGACACGGTCGTCAACAACACCGGTCACCCGGCCAAGGGGCCGATCCTCGATGTCTCCGACGCCGACTGGCATGCTGGACTCGACCTGGTACTGCTCAACGTCGTTCGAATGGCCCGGTTGGTGACGCCGATAATGACGGCAAGGGGCGGAGGAAGCTTTGTCAACATCTCGACATTCGCGGCGTTCGAACCCGACGAAGCCTTCCCCGTGTCGAGCAGCCTACGGGCCGCCCTCGCCGGATTCACCAAGGTGTTCGCCGACCAATACGCCTCTGCCGGGATCCGGATGAACAACGTATTGCCCGGTTTCATCGACAGCTACCCGGAGTCTGTCGAAAACGTTGCCCGGATTCCAAGCGGCCGTTACGGCACGGTTGTGGAGATCGCCAAGGCCGTCGCCTTCCTCGCTTCCGATGATGCCGGCTACATCACCGGCCAAAACCTGCGGGTGGACGGGGGTATCACGCGCTCTGTGTGA
- a CDS encoding acyl-CoA dehydrogenase family protein: MRPVAAVPPRGETPIVSDTYFSPEHTLLRQTFRHFVETEIIPFVDDWEEAGVFPRDLYGKAAGIGLLNLGYPEEYGGIPADLLAQVVAWEELARAGSGGLGASLGSLHIALPPIVKHGTAEQKARFLPGALAGERIAALAVTEPGGGSDVAGITTRARRDGDVFVVDGAKTFITSGVRADQFTVAVRTGDPGHRGISVLVIEADTPGFTRSGPLKKMGWWASDTAELFFDGCRVPASNLIGVPGGGFRLIMENFQVERLQMAVVANVTAELALAASLNHASARHTFGEPLAARQVIRHKLVDMATKLEISRQYTYSVADRLNRGEVQVKEVSMAKLFATETSDFITDAAVQIFGGFGYMREYLVERLYRDNRVLSIGGGTTEIMKEIIAKHIL; the protein is encoded by the coding sequence ATGCGCCCTGTTGCAGCCGTGCCACCAAGAGGCGAAACTCCGATCGTGAGCGACACCTACTTCTCGCCCGAGCACACGCTTCTCCGTCAGACTTTTCGGCACTTCGTCGAAACGGAGATCATTCCCTTCGTCGACGATTGGGAAGAGGCCGGTGTGTTTCCCCGCGACCTCTACGGCAAGGCCGCCGGAATCGGGCTCCTCAACCTGGGGTATCCCGAGGAGTACGGCGGCATTCCGGCGGACCTGCTGGCTCAGGTCGTGGCATGGGAAGAACTCGCCAGGGCCGGGTCGGGAGGACTTGGTGCTTCGCTTGGATCACTGCACATCGCTCTCCCCCCGATCGTCAAACACGGAACGGCCGAGCAGAAGGCCCGCTTTCTGCCCGGCGCCTTGGCGGGTGAGCGTATCGCAGCGCTGGCGGTGACCGAGCCCGGGGGAGGGTCGGATGTCGCCGGGATCACGACGAGGGCCAGGCGTGATGGCGACGTGTTCGTGGTCGATGGGGCAAAGACCTTCATCACATCGGGAGTGCGGGCCGACCAGTTCACCGTTGCAGTACGGACCGGCGATCCGGGACATAGAGGAATCAGCGTGCTGGTCATCGAGGCGGACACCCCGGGGTTCACCCGTTCGGGTCCCCTGAAGAAGATGGGATGGTGGGCGTCTGATACTGCAGAGCTGTTCTTCGATGGGTGCCGCGTGCCGGCCTCCAACCTGATCGGCGTACCCGGTGGCGGATTTCGCTTGATCATGGAGAACTTCCAGGTCGAGCGACTGCAGATGGCCGTCGTTGCCAACGTCACGGCCGAACTCGCCTTGGCCGCCAGCCTGAATCATGCGTCCGCCCGGCACACCTTCGGGGAACCCCTGGCTGCCCGGCAGGTGATCCGGCACAAGTTGGTTGACATGGCGACGAAGCTCGAAATCAGCCGCCAGTACACCTACAGCGTGGCCGACCGACTGAACCGTGGCGAAGTTCAGGTCAAGGAGGTCTCGATGGCAAAGCTATTTGCTACCGAGACCAGCGACTTCATCACAGACGCGGCGGTGCAGATATTCGGCGGGTTCGGATACATGCGCGAATACCTGGTCGAACGCCTTTACCGTGACAATCGGGTGCTCTCGATCGGTGGGGGGACGACGGAGATCATGAAAGAGATCATTGCCAAGCACATCTTGTGA
- a CDS encoding M48 family metallopeptidase has translation MQVEVVRSTRRRKTVQARLVDGVLRVAIPAHLTAAEEARWVEEMKRRLRRDSLASEVDLDVRANRLANRYGLPRPASIEWSNRQHTLWGSTTIATSTVRLSSRLAAYPTWVLDYVIVHELAHLVEPNHTPAFWQLVEQYPRTERARGYLLARGEAGE, from the coding sequence ATGCAAGTCGAAGTGGTTCGAAGTACCAGAAGGCGCAAGACCGTTCAAGCCAGGTTGGTCGACGGGGTATTGCGGGTCGCCATCCCTGCCCACCTGACCGCCGCTGAAGAAGCGCGCTGGGTCGAGGAAATGAAGCGCCGCTTGCGCCGGGACAGTCTTGCGAGTGAGGTCGACCTCGATGTGCGGGCAAATCGACTGGCTAACCGGTACGGGTTGCCCCGCCCTGCCTCGATCGAGTGGTCGAACCGACAGCACACCCTGTGGGGATCGACGACGATTGCCACCAGCACTGTTCGCCTATCGTCTCGCCTGGCCGCCTATCCCACCTGGGTTCTCGACTATGTGATCGTGCATGAACTGGCTCATCTGGTGGAGCCCAATCACACCCCGGCTTTCTGGCAACTGGTTGAACAGTATCCACGCACAGAACGAGCCCGGGGCTATCTGCTCGCCAGAGGCGAGGCCGGCGAATAG
- a CDS encoding ATP-binding protein yields the protein MTHTRQTQVRTSRIGPAVLSTMAVVVIIAGLGAVVVSNLQTSADIRKESREAHLLGEMHIAFTVVEQSLAIWTAQPGEVQPPSEDPDVAAATANFERYVAELLSLIDADEVALVQGFADSFDAYLLAVVTAGADPSHDQGAAVFLLEREVRSPLLALLHEENEHLLESVEAGRRSEQLLRWGLPALLAMALILSYFVVRLQGRSQALEEERKLTEARNQFIASVSHELRTPLTPIVALSHELRDRVGDFSADEMVEFADMIARESDAVSAIVDDLLVAARIDAGELSITTEVLDIAEEIAHALTMIDGSDDISVEASGAVLADGGRLRQILRNLISNAYRYGGAQVTVTGHREGERMVVVVSDSGSGIPPELRDRIFEPFARAHDFPGVPASVGLGLTVSRTLANLMGGTLSYAYEGGWSRLILVLPVPSKDLVRA from the coding sequence GTGACCCACACCAGGCAGACACAGGTACGCACTTCGCGGATCGGACCGGCAGTCCTCTCGACGATGGCGGTGGTCGTCATCATTGCCGGCCTCGGAGCGGTCGTTGTCTCCAACCTTCAGACATCGGCGGACATCCGAAAGGAATCGCGAGAAGCGCACCTCCTCGGCGAGATGCACATTGCGTTCACCGTCGTTGAACAATCACTGGCGATCTGGACGGCGCAACCAGGAGAAGTCCAGCCTCCCTCCGAGGATCCGGACGTTGCTGCGGCAACAGCAAACTTCGAACGATATGTGGCAGAACTCCTTTCTCTCATCGATGCAGACGAGGTAGCTCTGGTTCAGGGGTTCGCGGACTCGTTCGACGCCTACCTGCTGGCGGTCGTGACTGCCGGAGCGGACCCATCACACGATCAAGGTGCCGCCGTCTTTTTGCTGGAACGCGAGGTCCGCTCTCCATTGCTCGCCTTGCTCCATGAGGAAAACGAGCACCTCTTGGAGTCGGTTGAGGCGGGCCGGAGATCGGAGCAACTCCTTCGCTGGGGTCTTCCGGCGCTTCTGGCAATGGCGCTGATCTTGTCTTATTTCGTTGTGCGTCTCCAAGGCCGCAGTCAGGCACTCGAGGAGGAGCGGAAGCTCACTGAGGCGCGCAATCAGTTCATCGCTTCCGTCAGTCACGAACTTCGGACCCCGCTGACTCCGATCGTTGCGCTTTCGCACGAACTACGAGACCGGGTGGGCGATTTCTCTGCTGACGAGATGGTCGAGTTTGCAGACATGATCGCCAGGGAGAGCGACGCAGTGTCCGCCATCGTGGACGATCTCCTCGTGGCTGCGCGCATAGACGCCGGAGAACTCTCTATCACTACCGAGGTGCTCGACATCGCCGAAGAGATAGCGCACGCTCTCACCATGATCGACGGATCCGACGACATCTCGGTCGAAGCAAGCGGCGCCGTGCTGGCGGACGGAGGCAGGCTGCGGCAAATCCTCCGCAACTTGATTTCAAACGCCTATCGATATGGAGGTGCACAGGTCACGGTCACGGGGCACCGGGAAGGCGAGCGGATGGTGGTGGTGGTTTCGGATTCCGGATCGGGTATCCCGCCCGAACTCCGAGACAGGATCTTCGAACCGTTCGCCCGCGCGCACGACTTCCCCGGCGTCCCAGCCTCAGTGGGCCTGGGTCTCACAGTGTCGAGGACCCTCGCCAACCTGATGGGAGGAACGCTCAGCTATGCCTACGAGGGCGGGTGGAGCCGCCTCATCCTAGTTCTCCCCGTTCCCTCGAAGGATCTGGTCCGCGCCTAG
- a CDS encoding DUF2277 domain-containing protein has product MCRSIKTLRPPMTIDVTHDDTQAAALQYVRKVTGFRSPSKANAEAFWAAVEEISVATEKVLGNLVIAGSSS; this is encoded by the coding sequence ATGTGCCGTAGCATCAAAACTCTTCGCCCGCCCATGACGATCGATGTGACCCACGACGACACGCAGGCAGCCGCTTTGCAGTACGTCCGCAAGGTGACCGGGTTCCGATCGCCGTCCAAGGCCAACGCTGAGGCGTTCTGGGCCGCCGTCGAGGAGATCAGTGTTGCGACCGAGAAGGTGCTCGGCAACCTGGTTATTGCAGGGAGCTCTTCTTGA
- the ppk2 gene encoding polyphosphate kinase 2: protein MIEPDTAHEDTNHPDPDLARRVAELEQQITAVTKERDRALSRLSRDDELRPFQVELLKLQQHLEATSQRMIVVCEGRDASGKGGTIRRITRYMNVKHYRVVALGKPTEEQGTQWYFQRYVTHFPTGGEIVLFDRSWYNRAMVEPVLGFCTEAEYDAFQTGVTGFEKDLVRQGTILVKLYFSVTKEEQARRFARRRKDPLRQWKLSEVDLQAQDHWDDFTQMKYRMLKRTSTVTAPWTIIRSGNKQAARLNAMRVILNAVPYEHRDLSLDFTPDPKVVISGARELELMEGQQIRLGRFTV from the coding sequence ATGATTGAGCCGGATACCGCACACGAAGACACCAACCATCCGGACCCGGATCTGGCACGTCGGGTAGCCGAACTGGAGCAGCAAATCACTGCCGTGACGAAAGAAAGGGACAGGGCGCTCAGCCGGCTCTCACGAGACGACGAGCTCAGACCGTTTCAAGTAGAGCTGCTGAAACTCCAGCAACACCTCGAAGCCACCTCACAGCGGATGATCGTTGTCTGCGAGGGCCGCGACGCTTCTGGGAAGGGTGGGACAATTCGGAGAATCACCCGCTATATGAACGTCAAGCACTATCGCGTGGTTGCATTGGGCAAACCGACCGAAGAGCAGGGAACGCAGTGGTACTTCCAGCGCTACGTCACCCACTTTCCCACGGGGGGTGAAATCGTCCTGTTCGACCGATCCTGGTACAACCGGGCGATGGTCGAGCCGGTCCTTGGTTTTTGCACAGAAGCCGAATACGACGCCTTTCAAACCGGTGTGACAGGCTTCGAGAAGGACCTCGTCCGCCAGGGAACGATACTTGTGAAGCTGTACTTCAGCGTCACCAAGGAAGAACAGGCCAGGCGGTTCGCCCGGCGCCGGAAAGACCCACTCCGTCAGTGGAAGCTAAGCGAGGTCGACCTCCAGGCACAGGACCATTGGGACGACTTCACCCAAATGAAATACCGCATGCTCAAGCGCACGTCGACCGTCACGGCGCCGTGGACGATAATTCGCTCCGGGAACAAGCAAGCGGCTCGACTCAACGCGATGCGAGTAATCCTCAACGCGGTTCCGTACGAACATCGCGATCTCAGTCTGGACTTCACCCCGGATCCGAAGGTAGTGATCTCAGGCGCGCGGGAACTCGAGCTGATGGAAGGGCAACAGATTCGTCTCGGTCGCTTCACCGTCTGA
- a CDS encoding BON domain-containing protein, with amino-acid sequence MPPGLNEPEEHPQAGIAGEDPWPGPPGLDGTDGLESGEDDQTLLGHDQLLALRSSRHVTRRPRRRRRWPWITGLVVLAVAAAFYGVYAFGWTYVEDFLITRNVSSAAAGYPGLITTYSDGVATIAGEVETTADADLLVASIGRVDGVEEVRADLTVAAASTSGALETAILEGLAGAGITTVTPIIEGSTVTLIGTVTEPNDLDIASSIAVGIDGVSQVLNRVVVASDVSSAARQLLDAAGFATVAVLINGNLAVLSGTVAADRDVLAAADVVLGLPGVEKVDNRLEVGTTPDTTAVPVGVPGDESSALAAALEDAGYEGIAVTLDGSVAYLDGVVPFDVLEDGYFAFVDDVRSIVLEVGDEVTVVNRLRLRGDEQELRDQLQALLEESPIVFLSGSSDLTIESQAALDIAAKIILSQPGLQIFIAGHTDASGSAEANQQLAGERGRAVYGYLVSVGVPANRMAVVSYGELFPGRGASAADDRRIEFEVGP; translated from the coding sequence ATGCCGCCAGGGCTGAATGAGCCAGAAGAACATCCGCAAGCCGGTATAGCCGGCGAGGACCCATGGCCCGGTCCGCCCGGCCTGGACGGCACCGACGGGCTCGAGTCGGGCGAGGATGACCAGACACTGCTGGGGCACGATCAACTGCTCGCGCTACGTTCCAGCCGCCATGTCACCCGGCGTCCGCGGCGCCGCCGAAGATGGCCGTGGATCACCGGCCTGGTCGTGCTGGCCGTTGCGGCAGCGTTCTACGGTGTGTACGCCTTCGGGTGGACCTATGTGGAGGACTTCCTCATCACCAGGAACGTCTCGAGCGCAGCAGCCGGATATCCGGGTCTCATCACCACCTACTCAGATGGTGTCGCCACGATCGCGGGTGAGGTCGAGACGACCGCCGATGCAGATCTGCTGGTCGCCTCCATTGGACGGGTGGACGGTGTTGAGGAGGTCCGCGCAGACCTCACGGTTGCGGCCGCTTCGACCTCGGGCGCGCTAGAAACTGCCATTCTCGAAGGGCTCGCCGGTGCTGGTATCACTACCGTCACGCCGATCATCGAGGGATCCACCGTCACGCTGATCGGAACCGTCACCGAACCGAACGATCTCGACATCGCCTCTTCGATCGCCGTCGGGATCGATGGTGTTTCGCAGGTGCTCAATCGGGTCGTCGTCGCCTCGGACGTCTCGTCGGCAGCCCGTCAGCTGCTCGACGCGGCCGGTTTCGCGACGGTGGCAGTGCTCATCAACGGCAATCTGGCAGTGCTGAGCGGCACAGTGGCCGCTGACCGCGACGTGTTGGCGGCGGCCGATGTCGTGCTGGGACTCCCCGGCGTCGAGAAGGTCGACAACCGCTTGGAAGTCGGCACCACTCCGGATACCACCGCCGTTCCGGTGGGTGTCCCCGGCGACGAAAGCTCCGCGCTGGCTGCAGCACTCGAAGATGCAGGCTACGAAGGGATCGCAGTGACCCTCGACGGCAGCGTCGCCTACCTCGACGGCGTCGTTCCCTTCGATGTGCTCGAAGACGGCTACTTTGCCTTTGTCGATGATGTTCGATCGATTGTTCTGGAGGTCGGTGACGAGGTAACCGTGGTCAACCGACTCCGTCTGAGAGGAGATGAACAAGAGTTGAGAGACCAACTCCAGGCGCTTCTCGAGGAGAGCCCGATTGTGTTTCTCAGTGGATCTTCCGACCTCACCATTGAAAGCCAGGCAGCCCTCGATATCGCCGCCAAGATCATCCTCTCCCAACCCGGGTTGCAGATATTCATCGCCGGGCACACAGACGCCAGCGGGAGCGCCGAGGCGAACCAGCAACTGGCCGGGGAGCGAGGGAGGGCCGTGTATGGCTACCTCGTGTCGGTCGGCGTCCCGGCCAACCGCATGGCCGTGGTCTCATATGGTGAGCTCTTTCCGGGCCGGGGAGCCTCGGCAGCCGACGATCGCCGCATCGAGTTCGAGGTGGGACCATGA